The window CTGAGCATTACCACAAATAATTTTGAGGTAACGCCCGAACTGAGGCAGGCCAATGGCAAAACATGGATTTACGTTGCCGATCAGATAAAACGTGCAGGTTTTTATAACCTTAAACTGGCTGATTCGGTTTTAGCCGTTTATAGTTTCAACAATGGTCGGTCAGAATCTGATATGCATTACCTGGATAAAGCTGCGCTTAATGAACTCACAGGAAAAAACAATGTAAAAGTATTCGATACCGATAAAGATGCGATTAAATTAATTGCCGGGGCCAATAAAATCGGACAGACTTTATGGAAACTTTGTCTAATTTTGTCGCTGGTTTTTATTGCAGCTGAAATCCTGCTCATCCGATTTTTTAATAACACAAAAAAAACAATATGAATCTCCTAGTTAAAAATGTAACCATTGCCGATCCGCAGAGTAAATTTAATAACCAGCAATGCGATATCAGGGTAGAAGATGGCAAAATTAAGAACATAGGTAAATTAACGACTGAAAAAACCGAAACGGTTTTCGAAGCACATGGAGCTTTTTTAAGCCCTGGCTTTTTCGACTTAAACTGCGCTGCAGGTGATCCGGGTTTCGAAACCAAAGAAGATATACAAACGCTTATCGCTGCTGCACAGGCAGGTGGTTTTACGGGATTGGCGTTATTACCGCAAACCAGTCCGGTAGTACAGTCGAAATCGCAGGTAGAATACATTGTAAATAAAGCTAAAAACAACCTGGTAGATGTATTGCCTGTAGGTGCCATTAGTCAGAACCGCGAAGCCAAAGAACTGGCTGAGCTGTTTGATATGCAACAGGCAGGGGCTGTGGCTTTCTCAGATGGAGATAAAGCTTTACAGGATGATGGTTTCATGAGCCGTGCCCTGCAATATGCCAAGGGGTTCGATGCTTTGTTGATGGTATATCCCGAAAACAAATCTATTGCCGGAAAATCACAGATCAACGAAAGTAAAAACTCAGTGCTGTTGGGTATGAAAGGCTTGCCTGCACTAGCTGAAGAAATGCACATTGCCCGCGATCTTTTTTTAGCAGGTTATAACGAAACTAAAATCCACATCAGCAATATTTCTACCGCTGGTTCGGTAGCATTGATTCGCAAAGCAAAAAAAGATGGTATTCGTGTTTCTTGCGATGTAACGGCACACCACCTGGTTTTTACCGAAGAATTACTGGGCGATTTTGATAGCAATTATAAAGTTAAACCTCCATTACGCAGCAAAGCTGATGTTAAAGCGCTAATTGCTGGCTTAAAAGACGGAACAATTGATGCCATTACTTCGCAGCACCGCCCCGAAGAAATCGAATTTAAAAATGTAGAGTTCGAAATTGCGCACTATGGCATTATAGCCCTGCAAACAGTTGTGCCGTTATTGCTAAAGGCGGGGTTGGATATTGGTCTTATTACAGAGAAGTTAGCCATTAATCCACGTAAATTGTTAAATTTATCTGTTCCGGTAATTGAAGAAGGGGCGGAAGCAAACTTTACAGTGCTTAATACTGGCGAAAAATGGCTGTACAATTCTGAAAGCAATTATTCAAGGTCGGCAAACAGTCCGTTATTGGGCACCGAACTTACAGGAAAAGTAAAACTGGTTTATAATAACAATCAATACTGGGAAAGTTAAAATTTAGCTGAAGTACCAAAAGCGTTAAATGTAATAAGGATAGAGGAAGAGCAATAGAATATTATATCTGAAAAATCCTGAAAATGACATAAAAGAACTAAGTATGGACAATAGAGTGAAAAAGGCGCTAAGCGCTTCAATTAATAAATACGCTGAAGTTTCGGCAACCAATGTAGCGGGTTTTGAAATAGAATTATTGGCAGCTTTCGGGCTGGATGTAAATTTCCTGGATAAGGTAACTGCTTTTGATGCTGTTTTTGATTCACATCCGAAATTTGAAGAATTACGCGAAGTATTTTTCGATTTATTGATGGTGAATTTCTTTAGCAACGATGTTCAAAAACTCGAAGATGATTATTTGGAGAGCGATGAGTGGGCTAATATCGAAGAAGAAACCATTGAGCGTGGGACAGAGTTGCTAAATCTCTTACTGTATATCAAAGAATGTAAAGACGAAGACTTAGATCCAGAATTAGGCGATTTCCTGAAAGAATTTTTATTGGTTGAAGATGATGAGTTTCAGGATGAGTTTGAAATTTATGAAGAACTGATTAGCAATCAGCAGTTGGCAGAAAGCAGTGTGGAAGATATTTGCAAAGCAGCAGGTAAGTTAAACATCAGCGAAGAGATGCAGGAACTGTTTGTGCCGTTTATGGTTTTCTTCCTTGATGTAGAAGGCAGTAAAGAAACTGAAAAAGAATTAATTCAGTTTAGCAGTAACAAAGCTTTCGATGCAGCATCTTATACATTGATCACAACAATCAATAACTAACTAAAATTTAAAAAAATGGACAAGAGTGCTCTTATTTCCAAATTAGCTTTAAAAAATGGATTAATGCTGGCTGCGGTTTCGGTAATTTTATCGTTAACCCTGCATTTTATTGATCCCGTATTAATTTACACCAGTTTTGCAGCTCAGATAGGCATATTTGTTTTATTCATTGCTTTATTGGTCGTAGTAGGTATTAACATCCGTAAAGAAATTGGTGGTTTTTGGACATTTGGAGAAGCTTTTAAAGCTTTTTTAATTGTTTCACTAATTCTGGCATTAACCGCAACACTATATAATGTGGTGCTGATGAGAATTATCGATCCAGATCTTCCTGCCAAAGCTGCTGCTGCAATTGAAACTGCACAGAGAGCTATGATGGAGAAATTTGGAATGGCCAGCGAACAAATTGATGAAGCTATGGCTAAAGCAGGTAATATGCAGGAAAAACTTGAGCCAACTTTTAAAAATATCTTTACCAGTTTTGGTGTTTCGTTAGCCTTGTATGGTGTATTGTCATTAATTTTATCGGCTATATTAAAGAAAAAAGAGCCGGTTATCTTTAATTCGTTTCCTAACGAGGGCTAATTTCTTTTATAAAATTTTGAACGTGCAGGTTTTATCATTTAATTTGATGAAATTTGCACGTTTTAATTTAAACAAACCTTGCTGATTTTTAAAACCTGCAAGGTTTACGCTTAAAAAATGGATATATCAGTTGTAGTACCCTTATTTAATGAAGACGAATCGCTGCCCGAATTAACGGCATGGATTGATAAAGTGATGATCGAAAATAATTTCAGCTATGAAATTGTACTCGTTGATGATGGTAGTACCGATAAATCCTGGTCGGTAATTGAAGATTTAAGATTGCAAAACCAGGCCATAAAAGGTATTAAATTTAGGCGTAACTATGGCAAATCGGCAGCTTTAAATGTAGGCTTCGAAGCTACTCAGGGCGATGTGGTAATTACCATGGATGCCGATTTACAGGATAGCCCCGACGAAATTCCGGAGTTGTACCGCCGCATTAAAGAAGAGAAACTCGATCTCATTTCTGGCTGGAAAAAGAAACGTTACGATCCGATTACGAAAACCATCCCAACAAAACTATTCAATGCTGCTACCCGTAAAATGAGCGGCATCGAGCTAAACGATTTTAACTGTGGTTTAAAAGCTTATCGCAACGATGTAATTAAAACCATCGAAGTATACGGCGAAATGCACCGTTACATTCCGGTTATTGCGAAATGGGCAGGTTTTAATAAAATTTCGGAGCAGGTTGTAGAGCACCGTGCACGTAAATATGGCACTACGAAATTCGGTTTCAGCAGGTTTATAAACGGCTTTTTAGATTTACTGTCCATATTTTTTGTGGGTAAATTTGGCAAACGCCCCATGCACTTTTTTGGTTCGCTGGGCGTATTGAGCTTTTTTATCGGTATTGTCATGGCCCTGTATATCCTGTTTGAAAAGAAATATTTAATCTGGCAGGGATTGGCTTACCGCGATGTAACCGACCAACCTTTGTTTTATTTATCGTTGGTTGCCATTGTTGTAGGTTCTCAAATGTTTTTGGCAGGCTTCATTGCCGAACTTTTATCGCGTAACGCACCAGAAAGAAACCAGTATTTGATAGAAAAGGAATTAAGGTAGAAAGCGTGAAGGCGGAAGGTTTGTCCGCCTAACACCCTCAACCTTTAAACCTTTCACCTTCAACCTTCACAAAATGTTTTTCTCCATCATCATCCCACTTTACAATCGTCCGCAAGAGATAGACGAACTGTTGAATACCCTTACCCAACAAACTTATTTACAGTTTGAGGTTTTGGTAATCGAAGATGGTTCGAAAAACGACGCAAAGGCCATTGTCGATTCTTATGCAGATAAGCTCGATATCAAATATTATTTCAAAGAAAATGCCGGACAGGGCTTTGCACGCAATTTTGGTTTCGAAAGGGCTAAAGGCGATTACTTTGTTATTTTTGATTCCGATATCTTGGTTCCGGCTAATTACCTCGAGATTGTTAAAAACTACCTATACGAGCACCATTTAGATGCTTATGGTGGTCCGGATGCAGCCCATGATAGCTTTACTCCAGTGCAGAAAGCCATTAGTTACGCCATGACCTCGCCTTTTACTACTGGTGGTATTCGCGGTAACAAAAAGCACGTGGGGCAGTTTCACCCACGCAGTTTTAATATGGGTGTTTCGCGCCAGGCCTGGGAAAAGGTTGGTGGATTTATTTTAACCCGTTTGGGCGAAGATATTGAATACAGCATCCGTATTCACGAAAATGGCTTTAAAATTGGGTTGATTCCTGATGCCAAAGTTTACCATAAACGCCGCACCAGTTTTAGCCAGTTTTATAAACAACTGCATTTTTTCGGCAGGGCCCGGATAAATATCTATAAACATTTTCCTAATGAATTAAAACTGGTACACTTTTTTCCGGCGTTATTTACATTGGGTTTTGGTTTCACTATTTTGTGTAACTTTATATATCCTCCATTAGCATATGTTTGTAACTTCTTGTTATTGATTTACTTTATGTTGATATTTTTTCATTCATGGTCTGTAAATAAATCGTTAAAAGTTGCATTTTTGAGCATTATATCTTCCTTTATCCAATTAACTGCTTATGGTTTAGGATTTATACAGGATTTATTTAAACGTGTGGTACTTAAACAACAATGATAAACTATTTAAAAGAAAGCACATTTGCCGTTAATGATGTAATCCAAAAAGCCTGGAGCATAACCAAGAAACATTATTTCTCGATTGCAACGCTGTGCTTTTTGATGTTCATTACTGCCAGTGCATCGAGCTTAATGGCCTTTTTTATAAAGGATGTAAGTAAGGCGCTGAGCATCATCATGGTTATCATTTTTGTGCTGCTGTACTTTACCATCAACCTTTCGCTGTTCAAATATATTTTCCATTTAATGGATGATGAAGAAAGCGATGTTAAAATTGTAGATACATTACCAACTCGTCAGCAGATTATTCGATTTTTGGTGGCTACCCTTTATTTTGTAGGCTGTATTTTTGGCGTTTACCTGGTGGTTATCCTGGTTGCCTTTCCTTTTATTTATACCGGTATTAATGTAACTATTGTTAAAAATGTGGCTATTTCTGTAGGTATTATTGCCATTTTTATCACCTGGTTGAGGATTTCTTTCTTCCCGTTTTTCATTATCGATAAAGGAGCAACTCCGTTCGATTCTATTAAACTGAGTCTGGCAACTACCAAAGGGAATTTTACTAAAATTTTATTGTTACTCGTGGTTTTGGGCGGTGGCTATTTAATTTATCTGTTGTTAAACTATCTGCAATGGCCTTTAGTGGCGTTTATTGTAAATATATTAAGTTCGTTTATTATTGTTCCGCTATCGAGTGTGGCCTTAACGGTTGCCTACCGCAAAATTTCTAGCGAATATAAAGGCGATGAACACCCGGATATTTTGCATAATATCGTTTAGGTAAATATTCGCCCTTCAATCATTTAATCATTCCGTAATTCAATCATTAAAAATGGGATTAAAAGCAGCATTAAGTAAACCCTTTGCAGCGTTTGCAGTTTGGCAAATTAACAAATGGAAGTATAATGCCGTAAATACCCAAAATAACATCCTTAAAAAGCTTGTTGAAGAGGCTAAATATACCGCATTTGGTAAGGACCATCACTTTGCGGAGATCAAAAGCTACGCAGATTTTAAAAGGCATGTTCCTGTTCAGGATTATGAAGGACTAAAGCCTTATGTTGACCGTGTTGTGGCCGGCGAAACTGATGTGCTTTGGAAAGGTAAACCACTTTATTTTGCTAAAACATCGGGTACCACTTCGGGGGTAAAGTACATTCCACTTTCAAAAGAGTCGATGCCAGAGCACATTAAAGCTGCCCGTAATGCCATTTTAACTTATATTAACGAAACAGGAAAGACTGACTTTGTAAACGGTAAAATGATCTTTTTACAGGGGAGTCCGGTGTTGAGCGTGAAACATGGTATAAATGTGGGGCGTTTATCGGGTATTGTGGCGCATCATGTGCCGGCTTATTTGCAAAAAAACAGGTTGCCATCCTACCAAACCAATATTATTGAAGATTGGGAACAAAAGGTTGATGCTATTGTGGAGGAAACCATCAACCAAGACATGACCTTGATTTCGGGTATTCCGCCGTGGGTACAGATGTATTTCGATAAACTTTCGGAGAAAACGGGTGGCAAAAAAATTGCAGAGATTTTCAAAAACTTTAGCCTTTTTATTTATGGTGGCGTAAATTTCGAACCTTACAGGGCTAAAATTGAGCAGAGTATCGGCAAAAAAATAGATGCCATTGAAACTTATCCGGCTTCAGAAGGATTTATTGCCTACCAGGATTCGCAAAAAGATAAAGGCTTGTTATTATTGGCTGATGCAGGGATTTTTTACGAGTTTATCCCGGCTGATGAATACCATAACGATCAGCCTACACGCTTATCGCTTGCAGAAGTTGAACTGGATACCAATTATGCACTGATTTTAAATACCAACGCGGGTTTATGGGGCTATAGCATTGGTGATACCATTAAGTTTGTGTCTAAAAATCCTTATAAAATTGTAGTTACTGGTCGTATTAAACATTTTATTTCGGCTTTTGGCGAGCATGTAATTGGAGAAGAAGTAGAGTACGCCTTGTTAAGTGTTGCCAACGAAGAAAAGGTAGAAATAACCGAATTTACGGTTGCACCACAGGTTAACCCAAAAGCTGGAGAACTGCCTTACCATGAGTGGTTTGTAGAGTTTTCGACAGCACCAAAAGATATGGCTGCTTTTAGTAAAAAGGTAGATGAGGCTTTGCAAAAGAAAAATATTTATTACTTTGACCTGATTGAAGGCAATATTTTGCAACCTTTAATTATCCGATCTTTGCAGAAAGATGCTTTTGTAAGTTATATGAAAAGCGAAGGGAAACTGGGTGGGCAGAATAAAGTACCAAGGTTGAGTAACGACAGGAGACTGGCGGAGGGGTTGGAGAAGTATATAGTTTAATAGATAGATCCGTCATTTCAAGCGTAGTCGAGAGATCTATACAGATCTCTCCATTTGCTGCGCTTCAGTAGAGATGACGATCGTTCTTCTGAATGCCGTTTGGAAGAACAGCTATAAAAAATTGATAAAAGCTTAATTAAATTTAGGCGCTACGAGATTAAAAGATTTGAAAAGAATAACCATACTAGGTTCTACAGGAAGCATAGGTACACAAGCATTAGAAGTTGTAAGAGATCATCCTGCAGCTTTTAAAGTTACTGTGTTATCGGCACTAAAGAATGCTACATTACTTATTCAGCAAGCGCTTGAATTTAAGCCTGCTGTTGTGGTAATTTGCGATGAAAGCAAGTACAACGAAGTTAAAAATGCCTTATCTGCTACACATATAAAAGTTTTGGCAGGTGAAGCAGCTCTGGCCGAAGTTGCTGCTTACGGCGATAGCGATATTGTACTTACTGCGTTAATGGGATCGGTCGGCTTGAAACCTACCATTGCTGCTATAAAAGCTGGGAAAAACATTGCACTTGCCAATAAAGAAACTTTAGTGGTAGCGGGCGAATTAATTACCCAACTGGCTACTGAGCATCAGATTAAAATTTTACCTGTAGATTCTGAGCACTCTGCCATATTTCAATGTCTGGTAGGTGAGGAGCATAATGAAATCGAAAAAATTTACCTTACCGCATCTGGAGGTCCGTTTTTAGGCAAAATAAGAGATTTCTTATCGACAGTAAAAAAAGAACAGGCACTTAAACACCCCAACTGGGTTATGGGGGCTAAAATTACGATCGATTCTGCTTCGCTAATGAACAAGGGCCTTGAAGTAATCGAAGCCAAATGGTTATTTAACCTCGAGGCTGATCAGGTTGATGTAATTGTACACCCGCAATCTATTATCCACTCACTGGTGCAATTTACCGATGGATCGATGAAAGCCCAAATGGGACTGCCCGATATGAAATTGCCCATTCAGTACGCTATAAATTATCCCGACAGGCTAAAAAACAATTTTAAACGTTTTAATTTTCTGGATTATCCAAACTTTAGCTTTCAGCAGCCAGATATAGAAACCTTCAGGAATTTAGGTTTGGCCTATCAATCGTTAAGAAAGGGCGGTAACATGCCATGTATTTTAAATGCAGCTAACGAAATTGTGGTAGCGGCATTTTTGGAAGATAAAATTGGTTTTCTGGAGATGAGTGATGTAATTGAGCAGTGCATGGAGGAGATTGGTTTCATTGAAAAACCGCAATTGAGTGATTATTTAGAAACTGATAAACATAGCCGTATCTTAGCCGGAGAATTAGTAACAAAAAGTATAGTTTAACATCTAACCTAAAAATTTTAAAAGAAAATATGAATGGATTGATTATGGCGGGGCAGTTGTTGCTCGGATTGTCTTTATTGGTTATTTTACACGAATTAGGACATTTTCTGGCAGCCAGGGCATTTGGTATTAAGGTAGAGAAATTTTATTTGTTTTTTGATGCCTGGGGTTTTAAGCTTTTCAGCTTCAAAAAAGGAGATGTTGAATATGGAGTGGGATGGTTGCCATTGGGCGGTTATGTGAAAATTGCCGGCATGATTGATGAAAGCATGGATACCGAGCAAATGGCCCAACCGGCACAACCCTGGGAATTTCGTTCTAAACCAGCCTGGCAACGTTTAATTGTAATGCTGGGTGGTATTATTGTAAATGTAATTGTTGGGGTAATCATTTTCTGGATGCTTACCTTTAAATACGGACAAAGCTATACTGTTAATGGTAAGCTGAATGATGGTATTTCGGTTGGTACGCTAGGCAAAGAAATTGGCCTTAAAAATGGCGACCGCATTTTGGCCATCAACGGAAATAAGTTAATCCGTTTTGAAGATGCCATTTCGAGCAAAGTGTTGTTTGATGGTGCGCAGTTAACCGTGTTAAGGGGAAATCAAACTTTATATGTATCTGTTCCAGATACGATTTTGAACAAACTTTCTAAAAACGATAAAGAGAATTTTATTACCCCACGTTACCGCATGGGCAGTGTGGCTACGGTTTTGGCACCCGATGAAAAAGCAGATCAGCCTTCTTTTTTTGATAAGCTTTTCAAAAGGAAATTCGAAAAACCGGTATATCCGGCCTATGCAGCAGGAATAAAACCTGGTGATAGCATCTTATCAGTGAACGGCAAAGCGGTTACTTTCTTCGATCAGTTTAAAGAAGAAGTTTCCGGCAATAAAAACAAACAGATTTCAATTCAGGCTTTGCGTAATGGAAAAGCAATTGAATTTAATTTGAAAGTAGCTAAAGACGGAACAATTGGGGTTGGACCTAATTTTAAAATGCCTGAAACCGCGCATGTCGATTTTGGTTTTATTGAATCGCTGCCTGTAGGTGCCAATATGGCCTGGAGTACTTTTGTAGATAATGCAAAAGGTATTGGCAAAATGATTACCGGTAAGCTAAGCGCGCGTAACATCAGCAGCCCTATTGGTATTGCCAAAGTTTATGGCAGTACGTTTGACTGGGTTAAATTCTGGACTTTAACCGGATTGATTTCAATGGCACTGGCTTTTATGAATTTATTGCCTATTCCGGGCTTAGATGGAGGCCATGTAGTGTTCTTATTGATTGAAATGGTACAACGTAAGCCTGTGAGCGAAAAAGTGCTTGAACGGGCCCAGATTGTAGGCTTTGTAATCCTGATTTGTTTAATGGTGTTTGCTTTTGGTAATGATATTCTAAAATCATTCGGTAAGTAAAACCAAATTTATAATATTGCCACAGATGTGCAGCTCCTTACGGAAGCATATCTGTGGCTTTTTATTGAATACCCAGCATGAGCGAACAACAGCAACAGCCCGATTATTTTGAATTTTATGGGCTACCTATACAGTTTAATCCCGATCAGCAAGAAGTGAAAGCAAAATTTTATGCTTTCAGCAAGCAGTATCACCCCGATTTTTATGCCAATGAGAGCGAAGAAAAGCAGGAGGAAGTTTTAGCCCTATCTACACTCAATAATAAAGCTTACCAAACTTTAAGCAATGCAAAAAAACGTTTGAAATATGTTTTGGAGCTGAAGGGGGTAGTAGAAACGGATGAGG is drawn from Pedobacter sp. HDW13 and contains these coding sequences:
- a CDS encoding glycosyltransferase family 2 protein, producing MDISVVVPLFNEDESLPELTAWIDKVMIENNFSYEIVLVDDGSTDKSWSVIEDLRLQNQAIKGIKFRRNYGKSAALNVGFEATQGDVVITMDADLQDSPDEIPELYRRIKEEKLDLISGWKKKRYDPITKTIPTKLFNAATRKMSGIELNDFNCGLKAYRNDVIKTIEVYGEMHRYIPVIAKWAGFNKISEQVVEHRARKYGTTKFGFSRFINGFLDLLSIFFVGKFGKRPMHFFGSLGVLSFFIGIVMALYILFEKKYLIWQGLAYRDVTDQPLFYLSLVAIVVGSQMFLAGFIAELLSRNAPERNQYLIEKELR
- a CDS encoding glycosyltransferase family 2 protein yields the protein MFFSIIIPLYNRPQEIDELLNTLTQQTYLQFEVLVIEDGSKNDAKAIVDSYADKLDIKYYFKENAGQGFARNFGFERAKGDYFVIFDSDILVPANYLEIVKNYLYEHHLDAYGGPDAAHDSFTPVQKAISYAMTSPFTTGGIRGNKKHVGQFHPRSFNMGVSRQAWEKVGGFILTRLGEDIEYSIRIHENGFKIGLIPDAKVYHKRRTSFSQFYKQLHFFGRARINIYKHFPNELKLVHFFPALFTLGFGFTILCNFIYPPLAYVCNFLLLIYFMLIFFHSWSVNKSLKVAFLSIISSFIQLTAYGLGFIQDLFKRVVLKQQ
- a CDS encoding GH3 auxin-responsive promoter family protein, with the protein product MGLKAALSKPFAAFAVWQINKWKYNAVNTQNNILKKLVEEAKYTAFGKDHHFAEIKSYADFKRHVPVQDYEGLKPYVDRVVAGETDVLWKGKPLYFAKTSGTTSGVKYIPLSKESMPEHIKAARNAILTYINETGKTDFVNGKMIFLQGSPVLSVKHGINVGRLSGIVAHHVPAYLQKNRLPSYQTNIIEDWEQKVDAIVEETINQDMTLISGIPPWVQMYFDKLSEKTGGKKIAEIFKNFSLFIYGGVNFEPYRAKIEQSIGKKIDAIETYPASEGFIAYQDSQKDKGLLLLADAGIFYEFIPADEYHNDQPTRLSLAEVELDTNYALILNTNAGLWGYSIGDTIKFVSKNPYKIVVTGRIKHFISAFGEHVIGEEVEYALLSVANEEKVEITEFTVAPQVNPKAGELPYHEWFVEFSTAPKDMAAFSKKVDEALQKKNIYYFDLIEGNILQPLIIRSLQKDAFVSYMKSEGKLGGQNKVPRLSNDRRLAEGLEKYIV
- a CDS encoding dihydroorotase, which codes for MNLLVKNVTIADPQSKFNNQQCDIRVEDGKIKNIGKLTTEKTETVFEAHGAFLSPGFFDLNCAAGDPGFETKEDIQTLIAAAQAGGFTGLALLPQTSPVVQSKSQVEYIVNKAKNNLVDVLPVGAISQNREAKELAELFDMQQAGAVAFSDGDKALQDDGFMSRALQYAKGFDALLMVYPENKSIAGKSQINESKNSVLLGMKGLPALAEEMHIARDLFLAGYNETKIHISNISTAGSVALIRKAKKDGIRVSCDVTAHHLVFTEELLGDFDSNYKVKPPLRSKADVKALIAGLKDGTIDAITSQHRPEEIEFKNVEFEIAHYGIIALQTVVPLLLKAGLDIGLITEKLAINPRKLLNLSVPVIEEGAEANFTVLNTGEKWLYNSESNYSRSANSPLLGTELTGKVKLVYNNNQYWES
- a CDS encoding DUF4199 domain-containing protein, whose protein sequence is MDKSALISKLALKNGLMLAAVSVILSLTLHFIDPVLIYTSFAAQIGIFVLFIALLVVVGINIRKEIGGFWTFGEAFKAFLIVSLILALTATLYNVVLMRIIDPDLPAKAAAAIETAQRAMMEKFGMASEQIDEAMAKAGNMQEKLEPTFKNIFTSFGVSLALYGVLSLILSAILKKKEPVIFNSFPNEG
- a CDS encoding 1-deoxy-D-xylulose-5-phosphate reductoisomerase produces the protein MKRITILGSTGSIGTQALEVVRDHPAAFKVTVLSALKNATLLIQQALEFKPAVVVICDESKYNEVKNALSATHIKVLAGEAALAEVAAYGDSDIVLTALMGSVGLKPTIAAIKAGKNIALANKETLVVAGELITQLATEHQIKILPVDSEHSAIFQCLVGEEHNEIEKIYLTASGGPFLGKIRDFLSTVKKEQALKHPNWVMGAKITIDSASLMNKGLEVIEAKWLFNLEADQVDVIVHPQSIIHSLVQFTDGSMKAQMGLPDMKLPIQYAINYPDRLKNNFKRFNFLDYPNFSFQQPDIETFRNLGLAYQSLRKGGNMPCILNAANEIVVAAFLEDKIGFLEMSDVIEQCMEEIGFIEKPQLSDYLETDKHSRILAGELVTKSIV
- the rseP gene encoding RIP metalloprotease RseP, which codes for MNGLIMAGQLLLGLSLLVILHELGHFLAARAFGIKVEKFYLFFDAWGFKLFSFKKGDVEYGVGWLPLGGYVKIAGMIDESMDTEQMAQPAQPWEFRSKPAWQRLIVMLGGIIVNVIVGVIIFWMLTFKYGQSYTVNGKLNDGISVGTLGKEIGLKNGDRILAINGNKLIRFEDAISSKVLFDGAQLTVLRGNQTLYVSVPDTILNKLSKNDKENFITPRYRMGSVATVLAPDEKADQPSFFDKLFKRKFEKPVYPAYAAGIKPGDSILSVNGKAVTFFDQFKEEVSGNKNKQISIQALRNGKAIEFNLKVAKDGTIGVGPNFKMPETAHVDFGFIESLPVGANMAWSTFVDNAKGIGKMITGKLSARNISSPIGIAKVYGSTFDWVKFWTLTGLISMALAFMNLLPIPGLDGGHVVFLLIEMVQRKPVSEKVLERAQIVGFVILICLMVFAFGNDILKSFGK